The following coding sequences are from one Arthrobacter crystallopoietes window:
- the rpsN gene encoding 30S ribosomal protein S14, which translates to MAKKSKIARNEQRKVIVERYAEKRLELKKTLVDENATDEAREAARLGLQKLPRNASPVRLRNRDQIDGRPRGTLQKFGISRVRFRNMAHAGELPGIKKSSW; encoded by the coding sequence ATGGCAAAGAAGTCCAAGATTGCTCGTAACGAGCAGCGCAAGGTCATCGTCGAGCGCTACGCCGAAAAGCGCCTCGAACTGAAGAAGACTCTGGTTGACGAAAACGCAACCGACGAGGCACGCGAAGCAGCCCGCCTGGGCCTGCAGAAGCTGCCCCGCAATGCTTCTCCGGTCCGCCTGCGCAACCGCGACCAGATCGACGGTCGTCCCCGCGGCACCCTCCAGAAGTTCGGCATCTCCCGTGTTCGCTTCCGCAACATGGCGCATGCCGGCGAACTGCCGGGCATCAAGAAGTCCAGCTGGTAA
- the rpmG gene encoding 50S ribosomal protein L33: MAKDKDVRPIIKLKSTAGTGFTYVTRKNRRNDPDRLVLKKYDPKIRKHVEFREER; encoded by the coding sequence GTGGCAAAGGACAAGGACGTACGTCCGATCATCAAGCTGAAGTCCACTGCGGGCACCGGCTTCACTTACGTCACGCGTAAGAACCGTCGTAATGACCCGGACCGTCTGGTCCTGAAGAAGTACGACCCGAAGATCCGCAAGCACGTCGAATTCCGAGAGGAGCGCTAA
- the rpmB gene encoding 50S ribosomal protein L28, with the protein MAAHCQVTGAVPGFGHSISHSHRRNKRRFDPNIQKKRYWVPSLRRNVTLQLSARGIKTIDVRGIDAVVGELIAKGVKL; encoded by the coding sequence ATGGCAGCTCATTGCCAGGTGACCGGAGCCGTACCCGGCTTTGGCCACAGCATTTCGCACTCGCACCGCCGCAACAAGCGCCGGTTCGATCCGAATATCCAGAAGAAGCGCTACTGGGTTCCGTCCCTGCGCCGCAACGTCACGCTGCAGCTTTCTGCCCGCGGCATCAAGACCATCGACGTCCGCGGTATTGACGCCGTCGTCGGCGAACTGATCGCGAAGGGTGTGAAGCTCTAG
- a CDS encoding MarR family winged helix-turn-helix transcriptional regulator, which yields MTSARWLDPEERQAWLALLAVTTLLPGNLDGALQREAKVTLFDYNVLAMLSEAEDRSLPMSELASRTYSSLSRLSHVVKKLELRGWVKRSPCAEDARVTMATLTEDGYSAIEQLAPAHVESVRDAVFDGLDHKDIADLERLGKKIVQRLEPSSWVLREPRINS from the coding sequence ATGACTTCTGCACGTTGGCTTGATCCCGAAGAACGCCAGGCCTGGCTTGCCTTGCTGGCTGTAACTACCCTGCTGCCCGGCAACCTGGACGGTGCTCTGCAACGTGAGGCCAAAGTCACGCTCTTCGACTACAACGTCCTGGCCATGCTCTCCGAAGCGGAGGACCGCTCATTGCCGATGAGTGAGTTGGCCTCACGCACCTACTCCTCGCTGTCCCGGCTCTCCCATGTGGTCAAGAAGCTGGAACTGCGCGGCTGGGTCAAGCGCAGCCCTTGCGCCGAGGACGCCCGGGTGACCATGGCCACCCTGACCGAAGACGGCTACTCCGCCATCGAGCAGCTTGCCCCGGCCCACGTCGAGTCCGTGCGCGACGCGGTTTTCGATGGGCTGGACCACAAGGATATTGCCGATCTGGAGCGGTTGGGTAAGAAGATCGTCCAGCGGCTGGAACCGAGCAGCTGGGTGCTGCGCGAGCCCCGCATCAACAGCTGA
- a CDS encoding SGNH/GDSL hydrolase family protein: MTFTQRFVALGDSFTEGVGDKDPQLPNGVRGWADRVAEQLMLADQGWGYANLAIRGKKIRQVLAEQIEPALALEPTLVTIYAGGNDILRPSVDIDELMKAYDGGIARLTQSGADVVMFTGFDSAGSAVFGKTRGRTAIYNEWVREIAEKHGARIVDYWRMREFQDWRYWDEDRLHMSAAGHTLMAKRVLETLQADDLIELPELPALSTLTRRESLVANARWAREYVGPWIARRLRGVSSGDSLGPKYPQLTTLDVRV; encoded by the coding sequence GTGACTTTTACTCAACGGTTTGTGGCGCTCGGGGACTCCTTCACGGAGGGCGTCGGCGACAAGGATCCGCAACTGCCCAACGGGGTGCGCGGCTGGGCAGACAGGGTGGCCGAGCAGCTGATGCTGGCGGACCAGGGCTGGGGTTATGCCAACCTGGCGATCCGCGGGAAGAAGATCCGGCAGGTGCTCGCCGAACAGATCGAACCAGCCTTGGCGCTGGAGCCCACGCTCGTGACCATTTACGCAGGCGGCAACGACATCCTGCGGCCGAGTGTGGACATCGATGAACTGATGAAAGCGTACGACGGCGGCATCGCCAGACTTACGCAGTCCGGCGCCGACGTCGTGATGTTCACCGGTTTTGATTCGGCCGGATCGGCCGTTTTCGGCAAGACCCGGGGCCGCACGGCGATCTACAACGAGTGGGTGCGCGAAATCGCCGAAAAGCACGGGGCGCGGATTGTGGACTACTGGCGGATGCGGGAGTTCCAGGACTGGCGGTATTGGGACGAAGACCGGCTCCATATGTCCGCCGCCGGACACACCCTCATGGCCAAGCGGGTGCTGGAGACATTGCAGGCCGATGACCTTATCGAGCTTCCCGAACTGCCGGCCCTGAGCACGCTGACGCGGCGTGAATCGCTGGTCGCCAACGCCCGCTGGGCCCGGGAGTATGTCGGGCCGTGGATCGCCCGCCGGCTGCGAGGTGTTTCCTCCGGGGACAGCCTGGGGCCGAAGTACCCGCAACTGACCACCCTGGATGTGCGGGTGTAG
- a CDS encoding pyruvate, water dikinase regulatory protein, with the protein MTNTSGLKTTGAERSPAPVVFFLSNSTGITAETLGNTLLTQFPGHRFERRTIPFITTAEEARRIVHTIDGLAATGPRPIVFSTAVNRDIRAILSQSKGHFVDLYDAHIAQLESALQATASGEAGKAHGVGDAIRYQSRMTAVEYAMEHDDGQSIRALSRAALILIAPSRCGKTPTAMYLALQHGILAANFPLIEEDFSRQSLPDPLLPHIHKCFGLTSLPVRLNQIRQERRPGTTYASLAQCSYELRNAEEMYRSNGVPYMNSASMSVEEISATILQRMQLSH; encoded by the coding sequence TTGACCAACACCAGCGGACTCAAAACCACGGGAGCGGAGCGCTCACCCGCTCCCGTGGTTTTCTTCCTTTCGAACAGCACCGGCATCACCGCCGAGACTCTGGGAAACACTTTGCTGACACAGTTTCCCGGCCATCGGTTCGAACGCCGGACCATTCCCTTTATCACCACCGCCGAGGAGGCAAGGCGTATCGTCCACACGATTGACGGCCTCGCGGCGACGGGCCCGCGGCCGATCGTCTTCTCGACGGCGGTCAATCGGGACATCCGCGCGATCCTCTCGCAGAGCAAGGGGCACTTCGTGGACCTGTACGATGCCCACATTGCACAGTTGGAGAGCGCCCTGCAGGCAACAGCTAGCGGGGAAGCTGGCAAGGCCCACGGCGTTGGCGACGCCATCCGTTATCAGTCCCGCATGACCGCCGTCGAGTACGCCATGGAACATGACGACGGCCAGTCCATCCGCGCACTCTCGCGCGCAGCACTTATCCTCATCGCTCCGTCGCGCTGCGGCAAAACTCCAACAGCAATGTACCTGGCGCTGCAGCACGGGATTTTGGCTGCGAACTTCCCGCTGATCGAGGAGGATTTTTCCCGGCAGTCGCTCCCGGATCCGCTGCTGCCCCATATCCACAAATGCTTTGGGCTGACCTCCCTGCCGGTCAGGCTCAACCAGATACGCCAGGAACGCCGCCCCGGCACCACCTACGCCTCGCTGGCCCAATGCAGCTACGAACTGCGTAACGCCGAGGAGATGTACAGGTCCAACGGGGTGCCCTACATGAACTCCGCTTCCATGTCGGTCGAGGAAATTTCCGCCACGATCCTCCAGCGGATGCAGCTGAGCCACTGA
- the ppsA gene encoding phosphoenolpyruvate synthase produces MTDVLWFSELGLSDLERVGGKNASLGEMIRGLATAGVRVPDGFATTADAYRRFLRESGLDDRIAAILHDLDSDDVTALAEAGTQIRDLIRHTPFPAGFEEQIRAAYGELVESHSGDAEVSWAVRSSATAEDLPDASFAGQQETFLNIRGVENILHAIKDVFASLYNDRAIAYRVHHGFTHSEVALSAGIQRMVRSDIGTSGVMFTMDTESGFNDAVFITSSYGLGEAVVQGAVNPDEFYVYKPALAAGRPAVLKRGLGEKAVQMTYTESREVGRTVDFVPVPREQRGRFSLSDAEVEQLARHAVAIEAHYGRPMDIEWGKDGVDGELYILQARPETVQSRQASGTISRYQLNEHSKILAEGRAIGQRIGAGQVRVLTSIDQMASFQPGDVLVANMTDPDWEPIMKKAAAIVTDRGGRTCHAAIIARELGIPAVVGTGNASRVLADGAPVTVSCAEGEAGLVYEGLLDYTLHETTVDTMPPAPVQIMMNVGTPEQAFSFSRLPHSGVGLARLEFIINRQIGIHPNALLALEGEIERPAALSDYTVQQIREKTAAYDGPRDYYVRRLAEGIATIAAAFAPEPVIIRLSDFKSNEYANLLGGPAFEPVEENPMIGYRGASRYLSPSFRKAFELECEALKFARNEMGLSNIKLMVPFVRTLEEAQGVTELLAANGLRRGEDGLQIVMMCELPANALLADEFLDYFDGFSIGSNDLTQLTLGLDRDSALVADGFDERNPAVKKLLEMAIAACRARGKYVGICGQGPSDHADFAEWLLEQGISSISLNPDAVTDTWLRLARTGNGSTVSSAVPGKTR; encoded by the coding sequence ATGACCGACGTTCTTTGGTTTTCCGAACTTGGCCTGTCCGACCTCGAGAGGGTCGGAGGCAAAAACGCCTCCCTCGGCGAGATGATCCGAGGCCTGGCCACGGCCGGGGTCAGGGTTCCTGACGGTTTCGCCACGACGGCGGACGCCTACCGGCGTTTCCTGCGCGAGTCCGGCCTTGACGATCGGATCGCCGCGATCCTCCACGACTTGGACAGCGACGACGTGACCGCCCTGGCCGAGGCCGGCACGCAGATCCGGGACCTGATCCGCCATACCCCGTTCCCGGCAGGTTTCGAGGAGCAGATCCGGGCCGCGTACGGCGAGCTGGTTGAAAGCCACAGCGGGGATGCGGAGGTGTCCTGGGCGGTCCGCTCCAGCGCCACGGCCGAGGACCTGCCGGATGCTTCCTTTGCCGGCCAGCAGGAGACCTTCCTGAACATCCGGGGCGTGGAGAACATCCTCCATGCGATCAAGGACGTCTTTGCTTCGCTCTACAACGACCGGGCCATTGCCTACCGCGTCCATCACGGCTTCACCCATTCGGAGGTTGCCCTCTCGGCCGGTATCCAGCGCATGGTCCGCTCCGACATCGGCACCTCCGGCGTGATGTTCACGATGGATACCGAGTCCGGCTTCAACGACGCCGTGTTCATCACCTCCTCCTACGGTCTGGGCGAAGCCGTGGTCCAGGGAGCGGTGAACCCTGACGAGTTCTACGTGTACAAGCCTGCCCTGGCCGCGGGCCGTCCGGCGGTCCTCAAGCGCGGACTCGGCGAAAAAGCCGTCCAGATGACCTACACCGAGTCCCGCGAGGTCGGCCGGACGGTCGATTTCGTACCCGTGCCCCGCGAGCAGCGCGGCAGGTTCAGCCTCAGTGACGCCGAAGTCGAACAGCTCGCCCGGCATGCGGTGGCGATCGAAGCCCATTATGGCCGTCCCATGGACATTGAGTGGGGCAAGGACGGCGTGGACGGTGAACTGTACATCCTGCAGGCCCGCCCCGAGACCGTCCAGTCCCGCCAGGCCAGCGGCACCATTTCGCGCTACCAGCTCAACGAGCACTCCAAGATCCTGGCCGAAGGCCGGGCCATCGGTCAGCGGATCGGCGCTGGCCAGGTGCGCGTGCTGACGTCGATCGACCAGATGGCCTCGTTCCAGCCCGGCGACGTCCTGGTCGCGAACATGACCGACCCGGACTGGGAACCGATCATGAAGAAGGCCGCGGCGATCGTGACCGACCGCGGCGGCCGCACCTGCCACGCGGCGATCATCGCCCGCGAACTGGGCATCCCGGCTGTGGTCGGCACCGGAAACGCGTCCCGGGTCCTGGCCGACGGCGCACCGGTGACCGTCTCCTGCGCGGAGGGCGAGGCCGGACTGGTCTACGAGGGACTGCTCGATTACACGCTGCACGAAACCACTGTGGACACGATGCCGCCGGCGCCGGTTCAGATCATGATGAACGTAGGCACCCCCGAACAGGCCTTTAGCTTCTCCCGGCTCCCGCACAGCGGCGTCGGCCTGGCCCGCCTGGAGTTCATAATTAACCGGCAGATCGGCATCCACCCCAACGCCCTGCTGGCCTTGGAAGGCGAGATCGAGCGCCCCGCCGCGCTGTCCGACTACACGGTGCAGCAGATCCGGGAAAAGACTGCCGCCTACGACGGGCCCCGGGACTACTACGTCCGCCGGCTGGCCGAGGGCATCGCCACCATCGCCGCCGCCTTCGCGCCGGAACCGGTGATCATCCGGCTCTCGGACTTCAAGTCCAACGAGTACGCCAACCTGCTCGGTGGCCCTGCCTTCGAGCCGGTCGAAGAGAACCCGATGATCGGCTACCGCGGTGCCTCCCGGTACCTCTCGCCGTCGTTCCGCAAGGCGTTCGAGCTCGAGTGCGAGGCCCTGAAGTTCGCGCGCAACGAGATGGGCCTGTCCAACATCAAGCTCATGGTCCCGTTCGTGCGCACCCTTGAGGAAGCGCAGGGGGTGACCGAGCTGCTCGCCGCCAACGGCCTGCGCCGCGGCGAGGACGGGCTTCAGATCGTGATGATGTGCGAACTGCCGGCCAACGCCCTGCTGGCCGATGAGTTCCTGGATTACTTCGACGGCTTTTCCATCGGCTCCAATGACCTGACCCAGCTCACGCTCGGCCTGGACCGGGACTCGGCGCTCGTCGCCGACGGCTTCGATGAACGCAACCCCGCGGTGAAGAAGCTCCTGGAGATGGCGATCGCCGCCTGCCGTGCCCGCGGGAAGTACGTCGGCATCTGCGGCCAGGGCCCCAGCGACCATGCGGACTTTGCCGAATGGCTGCTGGAGCAAGGCATCAGCTCGATCTCGCTCAACCCCGACGCCGTGACGGACACCTGGCTGCGCCTGGCCCGGACCGGCAACGGCTCCACGGTCTCGAGCGCAGTTCCGGGAAAGACCCGTTGA
- a CDS encoding FG-GAP repeat domain-containing protein yields MAHAQARGGQHRLAGIVCVLCLFVPQPALEAGKLPSHSTSTPAAVPAVGLVPRDIEIVSPPVIAGEPVVGGQLSLEGFEFSAPGSVLTYDYSWRDALDGHPDGYHRVLSLTPDWRGVTLSGNVEASADDYETTPAQAPPVRVYSRTFSPENRSEFFARMRDGSLWFVPSSPAGRLGTASTGAGKWPAARAMDSAGDFDGDGRHDILTLHRNGVLLLHPGDGYGGTTHPRVLGSGWTGVRDFFLPGDFDGDSRPDVITRDNGGALWLHRGGASGLRPRTLILHGSRPPARVFSPGDFDGDGTADIISQDAAGRFWLLAGTGSGQVEDPVPAGRVRFRVMSVATPGDFNADGRSDLIVLNAAGMLLLLPGTGDGTTGFPVPLGLAGRGVVELF; encoded by the coding sequence ATGGCGCATGCCCAGGCCCGCGGCGGCCAGCATCGGCTGGCCGGAATTGTCTGCGTCCTATGCCTGTTTGTTCCGCAGCCGGCTTTGGAAGCCGGCAAGCTGCCCTCACACTCGACCAGTACCCCCGCCGCAGTGCCCGCCGTCGGGCTGGTGCCGCGGGACATCGAAATTGTCTCGCCGCCGGTGATTGCGGGCGAGCCGGTGGTGGGCGGGCAGCTGTCTTTGGAAGGCTTCGAATTCTCCGCGCCGGGCTCCGTCCTCACCTACGACTACAGTTGGCGGGACGCATTGGACGGGCACCCCGACGGCTACCACCGGGTCTTGTCCTTGACGCCGGACTGGCGCGGCGTGACCCTCAGCGGCAATGTGGAGGCTTCGGCAGACGACTATGAAACGACGCCGGCGCAGGCACCGCCGGTCCGGGTCTATTCGCGCACCTTCTCCCCGGAGAACCGGAGCGAGTTCTTTGCCCGCATGCGGGACGGATCCCTCTGGTTTGTTCCGTCGTCCCCGGCCGGCCGCCTGGGAACGGCGAGTACCGGCGCCGGGAAGTGGCCCGCGGCCAGGGCGATGGACTCGGCCGGTGATTTCGACGGCGATGGCCGCCATGACATCCTCACCCTGCACCGGAACGGCGTGCTGTTGCTCCACCCCGGCGACGGCTATGGCGGGACCACGCATCCCCGGGTACTCGGCTCGGGCTGGACCGGCGTGCGCGATTTCTTCCTGCCCGGCGACTTCGACGGCGATTCCCGGCCCGACGTCATCACCCGCGACAACGGCGGGGCGCTCTGGCTGCATCGGGGAGGCGCGTCCGGCCTGCGGCCGCGGACGCTGATCCTGCACGGCAGCCGCCCGCCCGCCCGCGTATTCTCCCCCGGCGACTTCGACGGCGATGGAACGGCCGACATTATATCTCAGGACGCAGCCGGCAGATTCTGGCTGCTGGCCGGAACCGGCAGCGGGCAGGTTGAGGACCCGGTGCCGGCTGGAAGAGTGCGGTTCAGAGTGATGTCCGTTGCCACGCCCGGCGACTTCAATGCCGACGGAAGGTCCGACCTGATTGTCCTCAACGCGGCCGGGATGCTCCTGCTTCTGCCGGGCACGGGCGACGGCACAACTGGTTTCCCGGTACCGCTGGGCCTTGCCGGGCGGGGTGTGGTGGAGCTGTTCTGA
- a CDS encoding YnfA family protein — protein sequence MTIAKSVLLFALAALAEIGGAWLIWQAVREDRAWWFAGLGVMALGAYGFIAALQPDANFGRVLAGYGGIFIAGSLAWGMVMDGFRPDRWDYVGAAIALVGVAVLMYAPRDGA from the coding sequence ATGACCATCGCCAAGTCCGTCCTGCTCTTCGCCCTGGCCGCCCTCGCCGAGATCGGCGGCGCCTGGCTGATCTGGCAGGCGGTGCGCGAAGACCGGGCCTGGTGGTTTGCCGGGCTGGGAGTCATGGCCTTAGGTGCCTACGGCTTCATCGCCGCGCTCCAGCCTGATGCCAACTTCGGCCGAGTGCTGGCCGGCTACGGCGGGATCTTTATTGCCGGCTCGCTGGCCTGGGGCATGGTGATGGACGGTTTCCGGCCGGACCGCTGGGACTATGTCGGGGCCGCGATTGCCCTGGTCGGCGTGGCCGTGCTCATGTACGCCCCGCGCGACGGCGCCTGA
- a CDS encoding siderophore-interacting protein codes for MTALATETAVTPVLAFDVAVAAVRELSPNFRRITFTGEGLRLFGVDGPTLDLRIKVVVPDLDADGREIPLPPFGDPRAPESGPGATALTGGWYQHWLSLDERTRGSMRTYTVRDFRHGEIPELDVDFVMHFDADGNGGPASLWADRAVAGDRVTIIGPNAGAVNCTTAKNYGGIEWRPGLASHVLLAGDETAVPAIAAILAALPADMTGNAILEVPDAADFQELMTAANMEISWLARGGRPHGELLDAAVRDAVLVPGAGLRQGEGDEPEDVDIDKVILWETTVESTRPFYAWIAGEAAVIRELRRYLVRDVGIDRKQVAFMGYWRQGKAEA; via the coding sequence ATGACGGCACTCGCCACCGAAACAGCAGTCACCCCCGTCCTGGCTTTCGACGTCGCTGTCGCAGCCGTGCGGGAACTGTCCCCGAACTTCCGCCGGATCACCTTCACCGGAGAAGGCCTCAGGCTCTTCGGCGTCGACGGCCCCACACTGGACCTGCGCATCAAGGTGGTGGTTCCCGACCTGGATGCTGACGGTCGCGAGATCCCGCTGCCGCCTTTCGGTGACCCCCGCGCGCCGGAATCCGGCCCGGGCGCCACCGCGCTGACTGGAGGCTGGTACCAGCACTGGCTGTCCCTCGACGAGCGCACGCGCGGTTCCATGCGCACCTACACGGTCCGCGACTTCCGCCATGGCGAAATCCCGGAGCTCGACGTCGACTTCGTGATGCATTTCGACGCCGACGGCAACGGCGGGCCGGCTTCGCTGTGGGCGGACCGCGCGGTGGCCGGGGACCGGGTCACGATCATCGGGCCCAATGCCGGCGCCGTTAACTGCACCACGGCCAAGAACTACGGCGGCATCGAGTGGCGTCCCGGTCTGGCGTCGCACGTGCTGCTGGCCGGCGATGAAACCGCAGTCCCGGCGATCGCCGCCATCCTGGCAGCGCTGCCAGCGGACATGACCGGCAACGCCATCCTCGAAGTGCCCGACGCCGCGGACTTCCAGGAGCTGATGACGGCGGCCAACATGGAAATCAGCTGGCTGGCGCGCGGTGGCCGCCCGCATGGCGAGCTGCTCGATGCCGCGGTGCGGGACGCCGTCCTTGTTCCCGGGGCTGGCCTGCGCCAAGGCGAGGGCGACGAACCCGAGGACGTCGACATCGACAAGGTCATCCTGTGGGAAACCACAGTGGAATCCACCCGGCCGTTCTACGCCTGGATCGCCGGCGAGGCCGCGGTCATCCGGGAGCTGCGCCGTTACCTGGTGCGGGACGTCGGGATCGACCGCAAGCAGGTGGCGTTCATGGGTTACTGGCGGCAGGGCAAGGCCGAAGCCTGA
- a CDS encoding ABC transporter ATP-binding protein produces the protein MRTLQSRNLTLGYDQRTVVQDLTVELPAGQVSIIVGANACGKSTLLRGLARLLKPTAGTVMLDGKDIHARSTREVARILGLLPQTPTAPDGISVAELVGRGRYPHQGWFRQWTAKDDDAVNTAMAATDTEELAARDVDELSGGQRQRVWIAMALAQETDILLLDEPTTFLDVTHQIEVLDLVTDLNRRKGTTVAIVLHDLNLAARYADHLIAMKAGEVVAEGAPSEVVTEQLVSDVFGLESRVIPDPVSGTPMVVPVGRHHSNGGSMPSAA, from the coding sequence ATGCGCACTCTCCAGTCCCGGAACCTGACGCTGGGCTATGACCAGCGCACGGTGGTGCAGGACCTCACGGTGGAACTGCCGGCGGGGCAGGTGTCCATCATTGTGGGCGCCAACGCCTGCGGGAAGTCCACCCTGCTGCGCGGGCTCGCCCGGCTGCTCAAGCCCACCGCCGGCACGGTGATGCTGGACGGCAAGGACATCCACGCCCGCTCCACGCGCGAGGTGGCCCGGATCCTCGGCCTGCTCCCGCAGACGCCCACGGCACCGGACGGGATCAGCGTCGCCGAACTCGTGGGGCGCGGCCGCTATCCGCATCAGGGCTGGTTCCGGCAATGGACCGCCAAGGACGACGACGCCGTCAACACGGCCATGGCGGCAACGGACACCGAAGAGTTGGCCGCACGGGACGTGGACGAGCTCTCCGGCGGCCAGCGCCAGCGGGTCTGGATCGCGATGGCCCTGGCCCAGGAAACGGACATCCTGCTGCTGGACGAGCCCACCACCTTCCTAGACGTCACCCACCAGATCGAGGTGCTGGACCTGGTCACGGATCTGAACCGGCGCAAGGGAACCACCGTGGCCATTGTGCTGCATGACCTGAACCTGGCCGCGCGCTACGCGGACCATCTGATCGCCATGAAGGCCGGCGAAGTGGTGGCCGAGGGAGCGCCGTCGGAGGTCGTGACCGAGCAACTGGTATCCGACGTCTTCGGGCTCGAATCCCGCGTGATTCCCGATCCGGTGTCCGGCACGCCGATGGTCGTCCCGGTAGGACGCCACCACAGCAACGGCGGCAGCATGCCGTCCGCAGCATGA
- a CDS encoding FecCD family ABC transporter permease: MVAGLGAAVVVLFFVNVLLGSYTVTIPDFFRLLGGADIPGASFIVMENKLPRAVTGTLIGVAFGLAGAIFQTMLRNPLASPDIIGISYGASASAVAAMVIFGLTGVAVSAAAMIGALVIALLIYLVSHRSGVSGGASARLILIGIGFAAIMQAVVGYLMTRTDIRTAQGALVWLNGSLNSSNWDRAAVLAASLVLLLPAVAMLSRSLRGLEMGDDAAAGLGVRVGPARLGLVVTAVLLAAVATAAAGPVAFVAFLAGPIARRLLGGAGSLVAAAGVGAVIVLAADFAAANLIPMFLTNGTALPVGVVTGALGAPFLLWLLVTTNRVGRGG, encoded by the coding sequence GTGGTCGCCGGATTGGGCGCCGCCGTCGTCGTTCTCTTCTTTGTCAATGTCCTGCTGGGCAGCTACACCGTGACCATTCCCGACTTTTTCCGGCTGCTCGGCGGCGCGGACATTCCGGGCGCGAGCTTCATCGTGATGGAGAACAAGCTGCCGCGGGCGGTGACCGGCACGCTGATCGGCGTGGCGTTCGGTCTGGCGGGCGCGATCTTCCAGACAATGCTGCGCAACCCACTGGCCAGTCCGGACATCATCGGGATCAGCTACGGTGCCAGCGCCTCGGCTGTGGCCGCCATGGTGATCTTCGGGCTGACCGGCGTGGCCGTCTCGGCCGCCGCGATGATTGGCGCGCTGGTGATCGCCCTGCTGATCTACCTGGTGTCGCACCGCTCCGGCGTGTCCGGCGGGGCCAGCGCGCGGCTGATCCTGATCGGCATCGGGTTCGCCGCGATCATGCAGGCCGTGGTCGGCTACCTGATGACGCGCACAGACATCCGTACCGCGCAGGGGGCGCTGGTCTGGCTCAACGGCTCGCTGAACTCCAGCAACTGGGACCGTGCGGCCGTCCTCGCCGCCAGCCTGGTGCTGCTGCTTCCGGCCGTGGCGATGCTCTCGCGCAGCCTCCGCGGCCTGGAAATGGGCGACGACGCCGCAGCCGGCCTGGGCGTTCGCGTGGGGCCAGCGCGGCTGGGACTGGTGGTCACCGCGGTGCTGCTGGCCGCCGTCGCTACTGCGGCAGCCGGACCGGTGGCTTTCGTGGCGTTCCTCGCCGGGCCGATTGCCCGCCGGCTGCTGGGCGGCGCCGGTTCGCTGGTTGCCGCGGCCGGTGTCGGCGCCGTGATCGTGCTCGCCGCGGATTTCGCCGCCGCCAACCTGATTCCAATGTTCCTGACCAACGGCACGGCTTTGCCGGTGGGAGTGGTGACCGGCGCCCTCGGCGCCCCGTTCCTGCTCTGGCTGCTGGTCACTACCAACCGCGTCGGCCGAGGAGGCTAA